The Elaeis guineensis isolate ETL-2024a chromosome 3, EG11, whole genome shotgun sequence region tcaggtcggagggacatttatacccatatcccatcggagcaaatcttgacagcagaaatagctctggagttggtcacgttcagtgcagatgtaccattacatctcacctgtatgccataccagtgtctccacactctttggttatgaggacaaccaacccatatggcacacaacgacctatgctcgataaatgttgtcgtccttggtaacaacgtatcatttggtcgcgaacatgtttaaggactaagcgacaaatcctcctttgttgagtctaaatagtcctaaggacttcaccacaacacaggagttcattagaagatgaaacatttgtgatgaaaaaataccaaaataacttttatttatttataattcatgtactaatacaaaaggagcacaaccgtcaacaggctgacgattggctttgggacactattcccaacaagtgtAGCATCTAATATTTTCTTCTgagtatcttttgaagattttttttattatttttgttaaaTTATGCAATAATACTGATCTAAAATTGGTAAGTTCACAACTGCTGCAACATTTTGTCCCGGCCTATTGTTGTCTACCTTCACTTAGAAGCAGTGCCAGCAACAACACATATCCTAATAAGGCCATCATTTGTCACACTGAAATCTACAGCTTCCTCTGCTGCAACAACTGGCTGACCAGCTTATGCATGATCCCTTAGGATAACACTACCATTGCAACCACTGCTCAGTACATAGTTCTATGTGTATCTAGGTCATGTTGAAGCTTGACTCGGAAGCTGCCGCAGTAGTAGATGTCACTCTAGCTCTCCTATTCCCACCTCTCAAATGAGAACTTACACAGATCATGGTGACACCATTATgtttatcttttccttctctttttcctttAAATCTTGGTTTGAACATTGAATGTTTTCCAGTTAACTAGCTTATTTATCATGACTTGGTGTATCTATCAACTCTTTATATATGACGGATTATCAAACTTATATACATTTTTAATTTGAGCAGTAGTTTGCATATAATAACTTTTTTTTGCTCTACTTGAACTTCTATACGCATAACCCTCTTTTTTATAGTGCAACAACATCTGTTGACAAGAACTGATGGACTATCATGGGCCCATGGCCAAAACAAATTTATGGAATAGGATTTGTTTATTGTCATCATAGCAAAATGAAGTATGGAGccctaaaaaaaaaaggagtaatTAGAGTTCAAGATTGCTATAATATTCACGAGATAGCATGCATGCATAAGAAACAAGATAcacaaagatatatatatatattttgttagcAAAGATTAATTAAAGGTTGCTAGGTAGTCAAGAAATTTAATGTCATGAGCTCATGACAACATATGCAAGCAGCAATAAGTGTGCAGGTCAATATTCAGATTCAGAAAGAAGGTCACTCTTACATGTTAAATGCAATTTCTTTTAACATTTCTTACAGTTGAAATGGTACACCATAGACGAACATGGTTGCTTATTAAAATCTAGTTTAAATTGGAATATGAGCAAGTTCTAAATAGAAGAAATACAGCACAAGTCATGTGAAATCATCACCAAGTATTGAATCAAAATGTGTGCACGTATGTCCATGTGTATAACATGTAAATAGAACCATAGCACATACAATAGAAGCATAGCACATATTAAATCTGTTATGACATCCAAATATAAAGATAAACTACACTTGAATAACAAGAGGAGTTTAATCTGTCATAAATGTTACGATGACTGACAGTTTCACCTGCTTAATGTAAATGCTTTTCCCTGAGTAGTTAGGACCAGTTATGATATTTATTCTCCCTGCAGAAGACAGAACAGCTATCATATAGGTACTCAGTGTGATTTCGCAAGTGTAGAAACTATAAAGTCATGTCACTGGTTACCGGTATTAAGAATTTTTGTATCATTTGGAACAAAAGTGTCAATAGTCATTTCCTGCAAAACATGTCTGGTATGCTGACAGAGTTAGCGACCAATCACACTGGTAACTCAATTACCATAGACCTAACATTACAAACTGGAACTTCATTACCAAAGTTCAAAAAGCCAAGGAGGAAAGTAAAAACCTATATCAATGATAAGTCCATTCCTACGGAAAAGGGAACATTAACCTGCCATTTTGTATTTCTAACAATGTGTCCTCAGTCAAGATGGGCTGCACATAATTGTTCTGTCGAGCAACCAGTGCTAGTGACAAAAAGCTAATAGGAGTATTACATGAGAAAAGCACACACATGATTAAGTATACCAAAGAGAACAAAAAGGAAAGTAACAGATTCATAAGTCAATAAGAGGAATGAACGGAAATATTTCAAAAGATTTATCTATCATCAAAATTACCAATCCAGTTCTGCTGCAAAATTCACTGCTTTGATTAACTGAGGTACAAAATGAATTATACGAGACACCAAGTCTCTAATAATTGCTCTCTCCATGTCTGCACCAGGATTCAAGGGATGTAAATCTTAGATTCCATTAATGTTACAATCCATATCGTGATGTAGTAAATATAAATAGGATGTGCTGTTATATGACAAACCAAACCCCGAATATTTATTTTATCCACCTGCAATTTAGTTTGACCTAAGTCATCGGAAACACTATTTTTCCTGCTATACTGCAGTTCACATGAGTTAGAAGAGTAAATATGGTCAGTCATAAAATCAATTAGAGATTATTAGGCATGAGCTTAAGTAGCTCAACATCTTGATGGAAAAAATGAATAATTAGATAGAAGCAACAAGAGGAACTCTTGATGAATATTTGAGTGAAGCATATGAGACACAGAGTTGATTGACATCAAGTCCCTGACAATTGCTCTTTCTATTATTCACCAGCTATCTAGGGTGCACTAGATTCATATGGTTAAATGTTATGATCCATGTTATATCACAATTAATATGATAAAGAAGCAGTTAGAAATAGCATCATCAAATCATTCTTCAGATTTGAATACACATGTTAACATATGTTTACAAAGAAAATAATAGCCAGAGTAGCAAGAGCAAGATGTAGGTGAAGAATAGATTTCAAGAAATCAAATAATCTTTTATGACCTACTACGACCAGTTAATACCAGCAATATTCTATCATAACATTAGGCAACACCGCATTATGTTGCCCAATCAATATACAGAGATGAAGATGTTTTGGATGAATTAGTCATAAACTATTTAAGTTTTTCAATAATTTCAGGGTtcacaataatatatatatatatatattcctctTCATAAACAACATATGATTTCAGATGGTAGCTGAAAAACTTGAAGTTAAAGCATTCTCTGATAATCTTACAAAGTCATGTGCGATTAATTTGTTCTAAAAGCATATTTTTGCAATAGACAaatggaagagaagaagaaaagaatgaaagaaagCATACCAAGAATTTTATGATAAATATCTCCAAGAAGGTTGTCCAACTCTCTTGTCTTTGAAGTATGATAAAAGTATTTTTTCTCATTCCCATCTTCTGAAAACTGATTGACTTTCACGTTACAATTAAGTATGGGTGGTTAAGTCAAGCATCAGATAACTACATACCGCAAATTCAAAATCTTGATGTTCCTCCAATATGTCTTCATCAAGTTTCTCATCGAAAATGCACATCAAATAACCTAAAAGCATGGAAAATAGGTAAATGGGAGGACAGAAACTGATACATAATTTTAGAAGAAATATTCATTTAACATAACCAAGCTTAGGGCTCGTGTTTGGTGCTGGCGCTCCTCCTTTCATAAGTTCTTCTCACAATCGGACAAGTCAGAAGTAATGCTTTCTAGCTTCTCCTAAAACCACTTTTTAAACTTTTACTCCCATAGAAGAACTTTCTAGGTATTGTTACCAAACACATGTACTCTCCAGGAAGGCAAGAAGTGCtcttttgctttaaaaattacAAAAGTGTTTATTTTTTATCAACAGCAAACATGCCCTTATCATTACTTGCTAATCTATAAGAGCTAAAGAATGCTTGGTAAGAAGCCACTTGTGCTCATGTGTTGTTACATTATAAAGTTCCATTATTTGATGAGTCTAATCAATGAAGACTCAAGCTAAATTTTCATCTAAAGTCAACTTTGTATATGATCACAAGAAAATATTGAAGGCAAGGTCCAATGCTATTAAGATTGAGATGAAATACTCTCCAAATTGAAAGggaaatcttataaaaatatagaCCAACCTATTTGATGTATATAAACAATACATGGAACCTTTTTACTCCCATGCAAGAATGGAAGGGAAGCATTTTCGAAAGACGAAACCTGAAGAGACACATAATTAGAATACAGTACAGTATAACTAAACTTCAGAAGATTCCTGGTTTGAAACTGAAGAAAATAATGGAACAATTTGCTACCTGCGCTAGAAAATCTGGCAACCCCTCATATATCATTCTCAGCTCGTCCAGCTGGATTTACAGAGAGATCTTATATTAGATCTTATAAATTGATATGCAATACAAAGTGATCTGATAAACAGACAGTTCCTTACAAGGCAGCTCTTCATGCTCAAAAGTTCATAGTTCAATAGCATTTTGATAGTCAGAAAGACATATGTTGATGCAGAACTTATAAGTTATAATTACAAACTCTCAAGTCTCAACACCTGGGGCAACTTTTAGGATTTtagagaaagagaaaaacaaaACAGAAGAACGCATTTTTATGTAATTTATGGCTTTTTATGGAACTTTGTCTATAAATTTCCGTCCTCTTCTTTTCACTGCTGATCCTTTACTTCCTTACTTCATATTGCTTTACTATTTACCCTATTGTCTCTGTTGGATTTAGCTTGAAAGCAGGCTCTCTTTATGTTCATTTGAATTTTTGCTTTCATTTTCTGGTTTTCTTTTTGTAACTCTTTTACTGCatatggtagaaaaaggaggaaaACTAAATACATCATCACTCATCTTTATTATGATTAGAGTAAGTTTGTACCATCGCAAGGTTTCCAAAGCCTCAAGCTATCCATCCATGTGATTCTGTTCTGCCTCTTATAGATGACACAATATTGAATGTGACAGCATATGCCTCTCATGTTATTCCTGGGTCTTCAAACTATAACACTGGTTCCACCACATCCATTTGGATCTTGTTCAAAAGCGAATTTATCCCCTTGCTATTCTATTAGCAAAATCAGCACCAAGCATGCATGATGCATGCCTGAACTCTGGGGTTGACTTTCCAAGAAGCCTTATTGTTTATTCTTTGATATGAGCAcaaccacctctctctctctctacttgtGTGCCTGTTTGGCtaggtttcagacaaaaaatcTTCAAGGCCCATAGAATCCGAATCCAAGAGAGGATATCAAAGGGACACAGTATGGTGCTAAGAAGTTCAGTGGAGCAAGGAACTGAAAGTTCAACCAAAAGAGGCAAATCATCTAAACAGCATATCATAAAGGATACATGAAAAATGGCACATGGTATGAAGCACACACGAGAAGGCAAAAGGCAAGTGCATGTCTTGTCTCCTGCTTAGGAAGTGAGGGCAAATTACAAACAGAGAATCCATGTATAAAGAATAAAGACTGTCCTTCGCCTTTGTTGTTAGGCTCCAAACATAGACCACATGCTGTTAGCGGCTATGATGCATTCTCATTATAGGAACAAAACTTATGTAGTTAAACTTTGTCCCCTAATGGATTGGATACAAAGTAGGAAGCACAACGAACTTATACAATCCAAGACCCTTGTTAAACAATAGAGCTATCAGTGGAAGTACCAAGATAGAAAGATGGGTGAGTACATGAGCTGAGGCATCTTCTTGAGGTAATAAGATACCTGACGAGCTAGTAGAATTCATGGTGCCTTATTTAGTTAACTCAAgactaaataaattagataaattaaaGCCAAATCTAGAGGTAGGTTGGAGTTGTTGAGAGCAAATCCGTGAGAGCAAACCCGGAAATTTTTTGGTGCTGGTTTTGCTAAAGGTCAAacatggtcaaatctaatcagatGACCCTGCAAGACTGAGGAATAATAGGGAAGGCTTAGGATGTTTAAAGGTTTGGATGTTTCTGTTTTGAGCTGCTGGACTCTCTAATGGGTTGGATAGGCTCTTAAGTGTTCATTTACTCCAGGAAAAATCCCTCTTTCCGGAAAAGCCTTACTGGACCATGAATGAAAACTGACACTCCAGTGTGTCCACACTCCCAACCAATGGACTTTCAAATAGAGCCCACATATAATCAAAAACAGTTTAAGCTACATCCACTGGAAATCACAGCACCATGTATAGCTCATACAACAAAATTTTCAAGGTTAAACATAATTATAATACACAAAGGTTTCAGGCGATGCCCATTAAAAATCGCAGCATCAAACCATGTACAAGCATTCTCAAATTATGTTTGCATTTGTCAAACCATTGGCCGAAGCAAGAACAAAATGACCAAAATATTCTTGCAGCAAACTACACAaactatataatttattatttatagaaATGCCTTCAGATGTGTAACATATAGACTAACTAGCAATCGGAAAACTGAGCAAGTTTACGCTGCTGGATATCTAACACAATGCATAGACCAACTTAGGTGGGTCCTTCAAATCTGAACAAAACAAAAGGTGAAATATGCTCTTCAAAAGAGTAAGGCGGTAGTGATTTGTATCACCCAAAGATATTAGAAGTAGAGCTATAACCACCAAAGATCAACAAAGAATTTTCTTTCAACTTTAATCTGAAAAAGGAAGCCACATACTTCAGAAAATTAGTTGGCCATACCACATAGGGCTTACAGTATGACATATATATAAAATTCAGGAATATACAGTATAATTTGAAAGGTAAGCTCATTCAAGAAAGTTATGGGATTATTGTCAACAATGGCATGACTTGGAACCCTAACCTCATCACAGATCCCTTCTTTCACTAGCGTCTCATATGCTTTCTCCTTACTTCGCTGAACATCAATCACACCGATCACctgtgtaatttttttttttaatttcaaaaattggAAGTCCTTGCACCTTAACAGGTAATCATTTGATTGAATATCCAAATCATTCAACATATTGAATAATATTATCATTTAGACAAGCAGCATTCACATATTATGTAGAATAACATATCTAAAGCAAAGAAGGTGCAATCACCAAAAATATTATTGCAAACAAACAAAGGCAACATGGCATTAGACTACTAATTATGGAAAGAGAAAACTCAACCCTTCTTAGTTGACCTGACCAAGAAACAAGGTATGAAATTTTTGGGCACAAAAAAACAAGGGGAAAAAGGGAAAAAGCAAAAATGGTAAGACCAAAGGAAACACAAAGCTTTGAATATTTTTGACATGCAATGGTGGGAATGCAAGTCTAAAGTTCAGAAAGATCTTTCTCAAACTTCTTTGAagagaattttaattttgaagatgtGTATTTACTCCGAACCAAATTAACCAGCAAAGACTACAAAAAGCCGTCTGCCTAAGTCCACTCAAATACGTACTCCTTTCAGGGAGTAATCTGAATCTTAATCAAGGACCTAAGAATTTCATTCCCTGTATCCAAGGTGTTGGCTCCTTATTGCCCAGGAGGCAAAAGACAACTCCATACAATCTATCATTGTAAATTGTTATTTTAA contains the following coding sequences:
- the LOC140856650 gene encoding LOW QUALITY PROTEIN: DNA mismatch repair protein MSH5-like (The sequence of the model RefSeq protein was modified relative to this genomic sequence to represent the inferred CDS: inserted 1 base in 1 codon) — encoded protein: MGIGRAKEGFSVFGMFNQCVTPMGRRLLRMWFLRPILDPDILNSRLNTISFFLCCEEVMSALRETLKSVRDVPHLLKKFNSPSSLCTSNDWNAFLECICSLLHINKIFQVGISEYLQERLEYLNLXLVDKANSCIAMELVYVFDLVIGVIDVQRSKEKAYETLVKEGICDELDELRMIYEGLPDFLAQVSSFENASLPFLHGSKKVPCIVYIHQIGYLMCIFDEKLDEDILEEHQDFEFAFSEDGNEKKYFYHTSKTRELDNLLGDIYHKILDMERAIIRDLVSRIIHFVPQLIKAVNFAAELDCFLSLALVARQNNYVQPILTEDTLLEIQNGRHVLQEMTIDTFVPNDTKILNTGRINIITGPNYSGKSIYIKQVKLSVIVTFMTD